One window of Paenibacillus sp. FSL K6-3182 genomic DNA carries:
- the trxA gene encoding thioredoxin, with amino-acid sequence MAVALTKENFNESIQNGVSLVDFWAPWCGPCKMQLPIVEELSAELEGQAVIAKINVDEQPELASQFGVMSIPTLILFKDGQPVDKMVGVQSKDALKAKISGQM; translated from the coding sequence ATGGCAGTAGCATTGACGAAAGAAAACTTTAACGAGTCCATTCAAAACGGCGTTTCCCTTGTAGATTTCTGGGCACCTTGGTGTGGACCTTGCAAAATGCAGCTACCAATCGTTGAGGAGCTTTCCGCTGAGCTGGAAGGCCAAGCAGTAATTGCTAAAATTAACGTTGACGAGCAGCCAGAACTTGCTTCACAATTCGGCGTTATGAGTATCCCGACATTGATTTTGTTCAAAGACGGTCAACCCGTTGACAAAATGGTTGGCGTACAATCCAAAGATGCATTGAAAGCAAAAATTTCCGGCCAAATGTAA
- a CDS encoding Rrf2 family transcriptional regulator, translated as MNSEFTIAVHSLVYLAYLPERMASSDMIAENVGTHSARVRKVMGGLRRSGYVDTREGSGGGYRLTIDPNVVTLADIYRVMAQGSLIPSWCSGNPEMDCVVGSNMNQVMFGIFCTAEKQLESHFSAITIQDVLKQIHACG; from the coding sequence GTGAACAGCGAATTTACGATTGCCGTACACAGTCTCGTTTACTTGGCTTATTTACCGGAAAGAATGGCTAGCAGCGATATGATCGCCGAGAATGTCGGCACACATTCTGCTCGTGTTCGCAAGGTAATGGGTGGTTTGCGCCGCAGTGGATATGTAGATACCCGTGAAGGCTCAGGAGGCGGCTATAGGCTGACGATTGATCCGAATGTGGTAACACTTGCCGATATCTATCGCGTGATGGCACAAGGCTCGCTAATTCCGAGCTGGTGCTCGGGCAACCCAGAGATGGATTGTGTTGTTGGGTCGAATATGAATCAAGTGATGTTCGGCATATTTTGTACAGCGGAGAAGCAGCTGGAAAGTCATTTTAGCGCGATTACGATTCAGGATGTGTTGAAGCAAATTCACGCATGCGGTTAG
- a CDS encoding protein kinase family protein, with protein sequence MEEKQLNTFIALMEQSLLSELVLDSVDPTNPIRVAETPRGWRLLGAGNYAGVFTHQDYSDIAVKVYAPGRDGWESECEVYRRIGTHPAFSTCYHAGEYKGHYYLILKRLKGKTLYQCIIDGAAIPKKAIEDIDQALEYARSRGLFPHDVHGKNVMIKDGRGIVLDISDFLKEEPCTMWDDLKKAYNRIYMPFLSKKPIPVPEWVLNGVRKGYRFMRNSSVVGRSS encoded by the coding sequence ATGGAGGAGAAGCAGCTGAATACGTTTATTGCTCTTATGGAGCAGTCATTGCTCTCGGAGCTTGTGCTTGATAGCGTTGACCCCACAAATCCAATCCGGGTAGCGGAGACGCCGCGCGGTTGGAGACTGCTTGGGGCGGGCAATTACGCAGGCGTATTTACACATCAGGATTATTCGGATATAGCTGTGAAGGTTTATGCGCCAGGCCGGGACGGCTGGGAGAGTGAATGCGAGGTTTACCGGCGAATTGGCACGCATCCTGCCTTTTCAACTTGTTATCATGCCGGAGAATATAAAGGCCATTATTATTTGATTTTAAAGCGATTAAAGGGAAAAACTTTATATCAGTGCATCATTGATGGAGCAGCAATACCAAAAAAGGCGATAGAAGATATTGATCAAGCATTGGAGTATGCAAGATCCCGCGGTTTGTTCCCGCATGATGTGCATGGAAAAAATGTAATGATTAAGGATGGAAGGGGTATCGTGCTTGATATTTCAGATTTTTTGAAGGAAGAGCCGTGCACGATGTGGGATGATTTGAAGAAAGCCTACAATCGTATTTACATGCCTTTTCTATCCAAAAAACCGATTCCGGTTCCCGAATGGGTGCTGAACGGCGTTCGTAAGGGCTATCGTTTTATGAGGAATTCATCCGTAGTGGGACGCTCGTCCTAG
- a CDS encoding multidrug efflux SMR transporter encodes MAWVFLIISGFGEVAGVTFMKLSDGFKRWKGTVGAIGAGFVSFFFLSKALQTIPISTAYGIWTGIGSIGSVVLGMVIFGESRNWRKMLFLSMIISGVIGLKVVSGGH; translated from the coding sequence ATGGCATGGGTCTTTTTAATCATATCAGGCTTCGGTGAGGTCGCCGGCGTTACTTTCATGAAGCTCTCTGATGGCTTTAAACGCTGGAAGGGGACGGTAGGGGCGATTGGCGCTGGTTTCGTGAGCTTTTTCTTCTTATCTAAAGCGTTACAGACGATTCCAATTAGTACGGCATATGGGATATGGACCGGAATCGGCTCGATAGGCAGCGTAGTGCTAGGTATGGTCATTTTTGGAGAGTCGAGAAATTGGCGCAAGATGCTGTTTCTCTCTATGATTATCTCAGGCGTTATCGGGCTGAAAGTAGTAAGTGGAGGCCATTAG
- a CDS encoding multidrug efflux SMR transporter — translation MAIIMADLDDDSERGLNKMQWVFLLLAGFLEVGWTFGLKYSEGFTVLVPSIITVVLLVISFMLFARAMRTIEIGVAYAMFTGIGTVGTVLAGIIILNEPADFWRLFFIALLVGGIVGLKLVSNDKPAPDKAPKAVTNIEQDKVGS, via the coding sequence GTGGCAATCATTATGGCAGATTTGGACGATGACAGCGAGAGAGGATTGAACAAAATGCAATGGGTCTTTTTATTATTAGCGGGGTTTCTTGAGGTAGGCTGGACGTTTGGCCTCAAATATTCGGAGGGCTTTACAGTGCTTGTTCCAAGCATAATAACAGTGGTGCTGCTTGTCATAAGCTTTATGCTGTTTGCCCGCGCGATGCGTACGATAGAGATTGGCGTTGCCTATGCAATGTTTACGGGAATTGGAACAGTAGGCACTGTTCTCGCAGGTATCATTATACTGAATGAGCCGGCTGATTTTTGGCGTTTGTTCTTTATCGCATTGCTTGTAGGGGGCATAGTTGGACTTAAGCTTGTGTCAAATGACAAGCCAGCTCCTGACAAAGCACCAAAGGCTGTAACCAACATAGAACAAGATAAGGTGGGTTCATAA
- a CDS encoding TetR/AcrR family transcriptional regulator, which translates to MSAELTTSERIKLAALTMFAESGYEGASLSEIAKAVGIKTPSIYAHYKSKEQLFLQLIQEMIVEEHNQFIELLQDMDQAPIKEQVHRLFTFFTDLTHLTTGQAFLKKTMLVPPRHLREQLNQDLLRYEYELNKGIISVLEKGASQGLFNLEETERLIATFYVCVDGILVENQIYGKELLEKRKQMVWQSLWQIWTMTARED; encoded by the coding sequence ATGAGTGCTGAATTAACAACGTCGGAACGAATAAAGCTGGCGGCGCTGACGATGTTTGCAGAATCAGGCTATGAGGGGGCATCCTTGTCAGAAATTGCTAAGGCAGTGGGCATTAAGACGCCGTCCATATATGCACATTATAAATCGAAAGAACAACTGTTCTTGCAGCTCATTCAGGAAATGATTGTTGAAGAGCATAATCAGTTTATAGAGCTTCTTCAAGATATGGATCAGGCGCCGATTAAGGAGCAAGTACATCGACTGTTTACTTTTTTTACTGATCTCACTCATTTAACGACGGGTCAAGCTTTCTTGAAGAAAACGATGCTTGTACCGCCGCGCCATTTGCGCGAACAGCTCAATCAAGATTTATTGCGCTATGAGTATGAACTGAACAAGGGAATTATTAGCGTGCTGGAAAAGGGAGCGTCACAAGGGTTGTTTAACCTGGAAGAGACGGAACGGTTAATTGCTACCTTTTATGTATGTGTAGATGGCATCCTTGTTGAGAATCAAATATATGGAAAAGAGCTGCTTGAGAAAAGGAAGCAAATGGTGTGGCAATCATTATGGCAGATTTGGACGATGACAGCGAGAGAGGATTGA
- the hisC gene encoding histidinol-phosphate transaminase — protein MSKFWSPLTASLVPYVPGEQPKDKTYIKLNTNENPYPPSPKVIDAIKGAANADLRLYPDPTCEGLVKAAASYYGLRAEQVFAGNGSDEILAFAFAAFFDPAKTVLFPDITYSFYKVYAKLYGLQTELIALDEQFNVQVEAFHSDNGGIIIPNPNAPTAQLLPLEDIRTLLASNPDQVVIIDEAYIDFGGQSAVELIHDYPNLLVVQTLSKSRSLAGLRVGFAFGSEELIDGLNRIKNSFNSYTMDRLALAGAIAALEDDAYFRDTTEKVIATRERVTEQVKELGFAATDSKANFVFISHKTIAAKDIFVQLRDKGVLVRYFDQPRINEYLRVSIGTDEEMDAFIRALQEIVGE, from the coding sequence TTGAGTAAATTTTGGAGTCCGCTCACTGCTTCACTGGTGCCGTATGTTCCAGGCGAGCAGCCTAAGGATAAGACGTATATCAAATTGAATACGAATGAGAATCCGTACCCGCCATCTCCGAAGGTAATTGATGCGATCAAAGGAGCAGCTAATGCTGATCTGCGGCTATATCCTGATCCTACTTGCGAAGGGCTCGTGAAAGCAGCTGCCTCCTATTACGGATTGCGAGCAGAGCAAGTGTTTGCGGGCAACGGTTCTGATGAAATTTTAGCTTTTGCTTTCGCAGCTTTTTTTGATCCGGCTAAGACGGTACTGTTCCCTGATATTACTTACAGCTTCTATAAGGTGTATGCGAAGTTATATGGCTTGCAAACAGAGCTTATCGCATTGGACGAGCAATTTAACGTTCAAGTCGAAGCTTTCCATTCGGACAACGGTGGTATCATCATACCGAACCCGAATGCGCCAACGGCTCAATTGCTTCCGCTCGAGGATATTCGTACATTGCTTGCAAGCAATCCTGATCAGGTTGTTATCATCGACGAGGCTTACATTGACTTCGGCGGACAATCAGCAGTGGAGCTTATTCACGACTATCCGAATTTGCTTGTCGTTCAAACACTCTCGAAATCCCGTTCGCTCGCTGGCCTTCGCGTTGGTTTTGCTTTTGGCAGCGAGGAGTTGATTGATGGATTGAATCGAATCAAAAATTCATTTAATTCCTATACGATGGATCGGCTTGCTTTGGCAGGCGCCATTGCTGCTCTTGAGGATGACGCTTATTTCCGAGATACGACGGAGAAGGTCATTGCTACACGAGAACGTGTAACGGAGCAGGTGAAGGAGCTCGGCTTTGCTGCAACAGACTCGAAGGCAAACTTCGTCTTCATTTCGCATAAAACGATAGCAGCTAAGGACATCTTTGTGCAGTTGCGCGATAAGGGCGTGCTGGTCCGATATTTCGATCAACCTCGGATTAATGAATATTTGCGGGTGAGCATCGGAACGGATGAAGAAATGGATGCCTTTATTCGGGCACTCCAAGAAATCGTAGGCGAGTAA
- a CDS encoding VanZ family protein, which produces MRGHSKAIFKSSLLNMLITVIALFYTLIMCWLLFHRGRYFGEGYNYNLVPLYTIKKYIIHYDHFNPDIWFKNLFGNIVLFIPIGIFLPLLNKKYLKVFRLTMVTIMLITAVELTQMLTRVGSFDIDDIILNTFGALLGLLMTRLVVRRTL; this is translated from the coding sequence ATGCGCGGGCATTCGAAAGCCATATTCAAAAGCTCTCTCCTGAATATGTTGATTACCGTAATTGCTTTGTTCTACACCTTGATCATGTGCTGGCTTTTATTTCATCGTGGCCGTTATTTTGGCGAGGGGTATAACTATAATCTGGTACCTCTTTATACGATAAAAAAATATATCATCCATTATGATCATTTCAACCCTGACATTTGGTTCAAAAACTTATTCGGAAACATTGTCTTGTTCATACCGATCGGCATATTTCTGCCCTTATTAAATAAGAAGTACTTGAAAGTATTTAGACTGACAATGGTCACGATTATGTTGATTACAGCCGTTGAGCTTACTCAAATGTTGACGCGGGTGGGCAGCTTCGACATTGACGATATTATTCTTAATACGTTTGGCGCGCTGCTTGGGCTGCTGATGACTAGGCTTGTCGTTCGTCGGACTCTGTAA
- a CDS encoding metallophosphoesterase family protein produces MKRTLVISDIHGCYTPFNDLLERMNYCPGEDQLMLLGDFVDRGPQSREVVEQVIGLVQKDGAIAIQGNHDERLVDVMLERSEQALLKFTGHGGRQTAESYAGIKQGPIEYVIDQAKIAVQERYAHHMTFLDNLPYYHEDEHFIYVHAGLNPNYLNWKEQPARDFLYIKQPFLERPTNVNKTVIFGHTKTIDIHGKPDVWFGAGKIGVDGGCATGHQLNGLAITGAAEFNVYSVPWRL; encoded by the coding sequence ATGAAGCGAACGCTTGTGATTAGTGATATTCATGGATGTTATACACCTTTTAATGATTTGCTTGAACGTATGAATTATTGTCCCGGCGAGGATCAGCTTATGCTGCTTGGTGATTTCGTTGATCGGGGACCGCAAAGCAGAGAAGTGGTAGAGCAGGTCATCGGCTTAGTCCAAAAGGATGGAGCAATCGCCATTCAAGGCAATCACGACGAGAGGCTCGTTGATGTTATGCTGGAGCGAAGCGAGCAGGCACTGCTTAAGTTTACCGGCCATGGCGGCAGGCAAACCGCAGAGAGCTATGCTGGCATTAAGCAAGGTCCGATTGAGTATGTTATCGATCAAGCCAAAATAGCTGTTCAGGAGCGTTACGCGCATCATATGACTTTTCTGGACAACCTGCCCTATTATCATGAGGATGAACACTTTATATATGTACATGCGGGTCTTAATCCGAATTACTTGAATTGGAAAGAGCAGCCTGCCAGAGATTTTCTTTACATAAAACAACCATTCCTTGAGAGGCCGACCAATGTAAACAAAACGGTTATTTTCGGCCATACAAAAACCATCGATATTCATGGAAAACCAGATGTTTGGTTTGGCGCAGGGAAGATTGGCGTTGACGGAGGATGTGCAACAGGACACCAGCTTAACGGACTAGCGATTACAGGAGCGGCAGAGTTTAACGTGTATTCTGTCCCTTGGAGATTGTAA
- a CDS encoding GNAT family N-acetyltransferase has product MTKELKYEIIDAQLSDLGRIVDIYNSTIASRMVTADLEPATVASKKAWFDDHSPDFRPLWVLTIEGEIAAWFSFQSFYGRPAYNATAEISIYIAEEYRKLGLGTVLIQKAIEASPGLGINTLLGFVFGHNEPSLALLRKFGFEVWGHLPKVAVLDGVERDLVISGRRI; this is encoded by the coding sequence ATGACCAAAGAACTCAAATATGAAATTATCGATGCGCAGCTAAGTGATCTGGGGCGTATTGTTGATATTTATAATTCAACAATTGCAAGCAGAATGGTGACGGCTGATCTTGAGCCAGCTACTGTAGCTAGCAAAAAAGCGTGGTTTGATGACCATTCTCCTGATTTCAGGCCGCTATGGGTATTAACGATTGAAGGGGAAATCGCAGCTTGGTTTAGTTTCCAATCGTTTTATGGCAGGCCGGCTTACAATGCGACTGCCGAGATAAGCATTTATATAGCGGAAGAATACCGTAAGCTTGGTCTTGGAACGGTACTGATTCAGAAAGCGATTGAGGCAAGTCCGGGCTTGGGAATAAATACGCTGCTTGGTTTTGTATTTGGACATAATGAGCCGAGCCTCGCTCTGCTTCGTAAGTTTGGATTTGAGGTTTGGGGTCATTTGCCTAAGGTAGCGGTACTGGACGGTGTAGAAAGAGATCTGGTGATCTCGGGGAGGCGTATATGA
- a CDS encoding molybdenum cofactor guanylyltransferase, translating to MAKYDIYGLILAGGLSTRMGDDKALLLIEGKPLLYRLVQQLTELVQHVVVSVGTPQSEEFYRKSLEELGESVSFVTDHYPKCGPLSGMHAGLSMIAEGYVFVMACDMPQLSEGLLAELMTHVEKGVDVIHASDQPFHALYHASIAIQIEEALENQDYRLMGLLRRLQTIEVSLPEEYGVSVFTNLNTPEDYNKYRQGQGD from the coding sequence ATGGCGAAGTATGATATTTATGGCTTAATACTAGCTGGAGGCTTAAGCACGAGAATGGGAGATGACAAAGCGCTGCTGCTTATTGAAGGCAAACCGCTCCTATATCGTCTCGTACAACAGCTAACAGAGCTTGTGCAGCATGTAGTTGTCTCAGTAGGAACGCCTCAGAGTGAAGAGTTTTATCGTAAAAGCCTTGAAGAATTAGGAGAGTCGGTAAGCTTCGTGACGGATCATTATCCAAAATGCGGCCCGTTATCGGGAATGCACGCGGGCTTGTCCATGATTGCAGAGGGTTATGTATTTGTTATGGCGTGTGATATGCCGCAATTGTCCGAAGGGTTGCTTGCTGAGCTAATGACTCATGTGGAAAAAGGGGTAGACGTAATCCATGCGTCTGACCAGCCTTTTCATGCACTCTATCATGCTAGCATTGCCATTCAAATAGAAGAAGCGCTAGAGAATCAAGATTATCGTCTCATGGGTTTACTGCGCAGGCTTCAGACCATCGAGGTTTCTCTGCCAGAGGAGTATGGTGTATCTGTTTTTACGAATCTCAACACGCCTGAAGATTATAACAAGTATAGGCAGGGACAAGGGGACTGA
- a CDS encoding glutamine--tRNA ligase/YqeY domain fusion protein, translating into MENAVDNKSSSSNFIKSIVVEDLKSGQVKEIVTRFPPEPNGYLHIGHAKSICLNFELADEFKGKTNLRFDDTNPLKEDTEYVESIQEDVRWLGFEWDDLRFASDYFEELYNRAVFLIQKGKAYVCDLTAEQMREYRGTLTEPGKESPYRNRTVEENLDLFARMRAGEFKDGEKVLRAKIDMASPNITLRDPVLYRIAHTHHHRTGDAWCIYPMYDYAHPLSDAIEGITHSICTLEFEDHRPLYDWTIAECEMASTPHQYEFARLNVTNTVMSKRKLKQLVDEGAVDGWDDPRMPTISGLRRKGYTPESLRAFCREIGVSKSNSLVDERNLEHFIREDLKLKALRTMAVLRPLKVVITNYPEGQTELLDAENNAENEEMGIRQIPFSREIYIEQDDFMENPPNKYFRLFPGNEVRLKHAYFITCQEAIKDAEGNVIELRCTYDVKTKSGSGFNERKVKGTIHWIEASQAIAAEFRLFEPLITSEAEDEGKPFMECINPNSLEVLQGFVEPNMKDAVGGDKFQFFRHGYFNVDPKDTTNEKLAFNRIVSLKSSFDPSKA; encoded by the coding sequence ATGGAGAATGCAGTAGATAACAAGTCCTCATCCTCGAATTTTATAAAAAGCATCGTAGTCGAAGATTTGAAGAGCGGCCAAGTGAAAGAAATCGTCACTCGTTTTCCGCCAGAGCCAAATGGCTATTTGCATATTGGACATGCCAAGTCGATTTGCTTGAACTTTGAGCTGGCTGATGAATTCAAGGGCAAGACAAACTTGCGTTTTGACGATACGAATCCGTTAAAAGAAGATACTGAGTATGTAGAGTCCATCCAAGAGGATGTTCGCTGGCTTGGCTTCGAATGGGACGACCTTCGCTTTGCTTCCGATTATTTTGAAGAGCTTTACAATCGTGCGGTGTTTCTTATTCAAAAGGGCAAAGCATATGTATGTGATCTGACAGCTGAGCAAATGCGCGAGTATCGCGGCACGTTGACAGAGCCAGGCAAGGAAAGCCCGTATCGGAACCGTACAGTAGAGGAAAACCTTGATTTGTTCGCACGCATGCGCGCAGGCGAATTTAAGGACGGCGAAAAGGTGCTGCGCGCAAAAATTGATATGGCATCACCGAACATCACATTGCGTGATCCTGTGCTGTATCGCATTGCGCATACGCATCATCACCGTACAGGAGATGCTTGGTGCATCTATCCGATGTATGACTATGCTCACCCGCTAAGCGATGCCATTGAAGGCATCACGCATTCGATCTGTACGCTGGAATTTGAGGACCACCGTCCACTCTATGATTGGACGATAGCTGAATGTGAGATGGCTTCCACACCGCATCAATATGAATTTGCCCGCCTGAACGTAACGAACACCGTTATGAGCAAGCGCAAGCTGAAGCAATTGGTGGATGAAGGGGCAGTAGACGGCTGGGATGATCCGCGTATGCCAACGATCAGCGGTTTGCGCCGCAAAGGCTATACACCGGAATCGCTGCGTGCTTTCTGCCGTGAGATCGGTGTATCGAAAAGCAACAGCCTAGTGGATGAGCGCAACCTGGAGCATTTTATAAGAGAAGACTTGAAGCTGAAGGCACTTCGTACGATGGCTGTATTGCGTCCGCTTAAAGTGGTCATTACAAACTATCCAGAAGGTCAAACCGAGCTGCTTGATGCCGAAAATAATGCGGAAAACGAAGAGATGGGAATCCGTCAAATTCCGTTTTCGCGTGAGATATACATTGAACAGGATGATTTCATGGAAAATCCTCCGAACAAATATTTCCGTCTGTTCCCTGGCAATGAAGTGCGTCTAAAACATGCTTACTTCATTACATGCCAAGAGGCGATCAAGGATGCAGAGGGCAATGTGATTGAGCTGCGCTGTACCTATGACGTGAAGACGAAGAGCGGATCCGGCTTTAATGAACGTAAAGTGAAAGGCACCATTCATTGGATTGAAGCTTCTCAGGCGATAGCTGCTGAGTTCCGTTTGTTTGAACCGCTCATTACGAGCGAAGCGGAAGATGAAGGCAAACCTTTCATGGAATGCATCAACCCGAATTCACTTGAAGTATTGCAAGGCTTTGTTGAGCCTAATATGAAAGATGCTGTGGGCGGCGATAAATTCCAATTTTTCCGTCACGGCTACTTTAATGTAGATCCGAAGGATACAACAAATGAGAAGCTTGCCTTCAACCGAATCGTTTCATTAAAGAGCTCGTTCGATCCGTCCAAGGCGTAA
- a CDS encoding sodium-dependent transporter → MKDQKQEGASQSEESGTGERFTSSGFILAAIGSAVGLGNMWRFPYITGKYGGAAFFLLFFICMLLVGLPVLLAELSVGRGGRGNASSSFTRLGAHKMWSGFGVIIILGAFVILSFYAIVAGWTLHYAMLSFTGQLFENNDFAQQFSDLNGSWMPVFWQFIVLLLTGLIIIRGVSAGIEKVNKIFIPGLLVLLIVLCVRVMFLDGAGEGAAFFLKPDFSKLTAESAFVALGHAFLSLSLGMGTIITYGAYVDKRQSLSLATAAVGTGNIVYALLAGLIIFPTTFAFGLEASQGPGLVFVALPAAFSAMPLGWLFGGLFFVMIAFASLTSTISLLEVPVAFVREKFGWSRSFSVILLSILCFVIGVPSALSLGDKIPWLTFGGKSFFDWVDFVCTNIVLPLGGLVVTIFVGYVWKGGAKESGLSAWWLRVWLFMLRYVAPILVLLVFLYSSGIISF, encoded by the coding sequence ATGAAGGATCAAAAACAAGAAGGAGCCTCACAAAGCGAGGAGAGCGGTACAGGGGAGCGGTTTACGTCCTCAGGATTTATTTTGGCGGCAATAGGCAGTGCGGTCGGACTCGGCAACATGTGGAGGTTCCCGTATATTACAGGTAAATATGGAGGAGCGGCCTTTTTTCTTCTATTTTTTATATGCATGCTGTTAGTAGGTCTGCCGGTGCTGCTAGCGGAACTATCAGTAGGTCGAGGCGGCCGCGGCAATGCGTCCTCTTCGTTCACGCGGCTGGGCGCGCATAAGATGTGGAGCGGCTTCGGCGTTATTATCATTTTGGGAGCGTTCGTTATATTGTCGTTCTATGCGATAGTCGCAGGCTGGACTTTGCATTATGCGATGCTGTCTTTTACAGGGCAGCTGTTTGAAAATAATGATTTTGCGCAGCAGTTCAGTGATCTTAATGGAAGCTGGATGCCGGTATTCTGGCAATTCATCGTCTTGCTTCTAACGGGCCTGATCATTATTCGAGGTGTATCGGCAGGTATTGAAAAGGTTAATAAAATTTTTATTCCAGGGCTGCTTGTACTGCTCATTGTACTTTGTGTGCGTGTTATGTTTCTGGATGGAGCCGGCGAAGGCGCAGCCTTTTTCCTAAAGCCTGACTTTAGCAAGCTGACAGCGGAGTCTGCATTCGTAGCGCTTGGCCATGCCTTCCTATCCCTTTCCCTTGGCATGGGTACCATTATTACTTATGGGGCGTACGTGGATAAACGGCAGTCGCTTTCTCTAGCAACAGCAGCAGTAGGTACAGGCAATATTGTTTATGCACTTCTTGCAGGACTGATTATTTTCCCTACTACCTTCGCATTTGGACTCGAGGCTTCGCAAGGCCCTGGTCTCGTATTCGTAGCCTTGCCTGCAGCATTCTCAGCGATGCCGTTAGGGTGGCTGTTTGGAGGGCTGTTCTTCGTAATGATCGCCTTTGCTTCGCTTACTTCAACCATCTCACTGCTCGAGGTGCCGGTTGCTTTCGTTCGCGAGAAATTTGGCTGGAGCCGAAGCTTTTCAGTTATTTTGTTATCCATTCTTTGCTTCGTTATTGGGGTGCCATCGGCGTTATCGCTTGGTGACAAAATACCTTGGCTTACGTTTGGCGGGAAGTCGTTTTTTGACTGGGTTGATTTTGTATGCACAAACATCGTTCTGCCGCTTGGCGGACTAGTCGTTACTATATTTGTCGGGTATGTATGGAAAGGCGGAGCTAAGGAGTCAGGCTTGTCTGCATGGTGGCTGCGAGTATGGTTATTCATGCTGCGTTATGTGGCGCCAATTCTGGTATTGCTCGTATTTCTTTATTCTTCCGGCATTATTTCGTTCTAG
- a CDS encoding glutathione peroxidase, translated as MSIYSHELQSINGKQQSMEQYKGKVLIVVNTASKCGFTPQYADLQKLYEQYKDQGLEILGFPSNQFGEQEPGANSDVQSFCQLNYGVTFPLFEKTDVRDETAHPLFKQLTEDAPFQGFDTSNPSGKMLNAFLSEKLPHYLEGNSVKWNFTKFLIDREGNVVKRFESTDEPSDMKANIEQLL; from the coding sequence ATGAGCATTTACTCACATGAGCTGCAAAGCATTAATGGTAAACAACAAAGCATGGAACAATATAAAGGGAAGGTGCTAATTGTCGTCAACACAGCAAGCAAATGCGGCTTTACACCACAATACGCGGATTTGCAAAAACTATATGAACAATATAAAGACCAAGGCCTTGAGATTCTTGGTTTTCCAAGTAATCAATTTGGCGAGCAGGAGCCGGGTGCAAACTCTGATGTTCAAAGCTTTTGCCAGTTGAACTACGGAGTGACATTCCCTCTTTTTGAGAAAACTGATGTACGGGACGAGACCGCTCATCCTCTTTTCAAGCAGCTAACGGAAGATGCGCCTTTCCAAGGTTTTGATACAAGCAACCCTAGCGGTAAAATGCTCAATGCTTTCCTTTCGGAGAAGCTGCCTCATTACCTCGAAGGCAACTCAGTCAAATGGAACTTTACTAAATTTCTAATTGACCGTGAAGGCAATGTCGTAAAACGGTTCGAATCGACCGATGAACCTTCCGATATGAAGGCTAATATCGAGCAGCTGCTATAG